One stretch of Arachis hypogaea cultivar Tifrunner chromosome 20, arahy.Tifrunner.gnm2.J5K5, whole genome shotgun sequence DNA includes these proteins:
- the LOC112784921 gene encoding heat shock cognate 70 kDa protein: MAKRYQGCAVGIDLGTTYSCVAVWQEEHQRAEIIHNDQGNRTTPSCVAFTDKQRLIGDAAKNQAASNPTNTIFDAKRLIGRKYSDSIIKNDMMLWPFKVIPGVDDKPMIVVTYKGQEKRLCAEEISSMVLTKMRDIAEAYLESPVNNAVITVPAYFSDSQRKATKDAGAIAGLNVMRIINEPTAAAFAYGLDKLADCKEERNIFIFDLGGGTFDVSLLTIKDKVFEVKATAGNTHLGGEDFDNRMVNYFVEEFKRKNNVDISGNSKALRRLRSACERAKRTLSFAFDTVIEIDALYQGIDLYSSLSRAKFEELNMELFRNCMETVDKCLIDAKIDRSCIHDVVLVGGSSRIPKVQQLLQEFFRGKDLCKSINPDEAVAYGAAVQAALLTEDIKKAPELVLLDVTPLSLGIGTTPGDLMDVVIPRNTTIPKKMTKRYTTPEDNMTSVCINVYEGERTRAKDNNLLGWFKLSGLPHAPRGHPLYVCFDIDADGILNVSAWEETNCCRNEITITNDNERLSAKEIQRLIEEAENYKVEDANFLEKANALSDLDRYVYKMEKALKDKDICSKLCPLDKEKIESAIAKARNLLVGDNQQREIKEFENFLKGIFEPIMAKTK; the protein is encoded by the exons ATGGCTAAAAGATATCAGGGATGTGCAGTGGGAATCGACCTCGGTACAACTTATTCATGTGTTGCTGTGTGGCAGGAAGAGCACCAAAGAGCTGAGATCATCCACAATGACCAAGGCAATCGAACAACACCTTCATGTGTTGCTTTCACTGATAAGCAGAGGTTGATTGGTGATGCTGCTAAGAACCAAGCTGCTTCCAATCCAACTAACACTATCTTTG ATGCTAAAAGGTTGATTGGTAGAAAATATAGTGACTCCATTATCAAGAATGACATGATGCTCTGGCCATTTAAAGTCATTCCTGGTGTTGATGACAAACCAATGATTGTTGTTACATATAAGGGCCAGGAGAAGCGTCTTTGTGCAGAAGAAATTTCATCTATGGTTCTAACAAAAATGCGTGACATTGCAGAGGCCTATTTGGAAAGTCCAGTCAATAATGCAGTAATTACTGTGCCTGCTTATTTCAGTGACTCTCAACGTAAAGCCACAAAAGATGCAGGTGCCATTGCAGGCCTCAATGTCATGAGAATTATCAATGAACCTACGGCTGCAGCATTTGCATATGGCCTGGACAAGCTAGCTGATTGTAAAGAAGAACGAAATATTTTCATCTTTGACCTCGGTGGTGGTACTTTTGATGTGTCTCTGCTTACCATTAAAGATAAGGTCTTTGAAGTTAAGGCTACTGCAGGAAATACTCACCTTGGCGGAGAAGACTTTGATAACAGGATGGTGAATTACTTCGTAGAAGAGTTCAAAAGGAAGAACAATGTGGATATTAGTGGGAATTCAAAAGCCTTGAGAAGGTTGAGAAGTGCATGCGAAAGGGCAAAAAGGACACTCTCATTTGCTTTTGATACTgttattgaaattgatgctttatATCAAGGCATTGACCTTTATTCATCACTCAGCCGTGCCAAGTTTGAGGAACTAAACATGGAACTCTTTAGAAATTGTATGGAAACAGTAGATAAGTGTCTCATTGATGCTAAGATAGACAGGTCTTGTATACATGATGTTGTTCTTGTTGGCGGCTCATCTAGGATTCCCAAAGTGCAGCAGCTATTGCAGGAATTCTTCAGAGGTAAGGATCTTTGCAAGAGTATCAACCCAGATGAAGCTGTTGCTTATGGGGCAGCAGTTCAGGCTGCTTTATTGACTGAAGACATCAAGAAAGCTCCAGAACTGGTTCTACTGGATGTTACACCCTTATCACTTGGTATTGGGACAACACCTGGGGACCTCATGGATGTAGTGATTCCTAGGAATACTACCATACCTAAAAAGATGACAAAAAGATACACCACACCTGAAGATAACATGACCAGTGTTTGTATTAATGTTTATGAGGGTGAGAGGACAAGAGCCAAAGATAACAACTTGCTTGGTTGGTTTAAACTTTCTGGTCTTCCTCATGCTCCTCGTGGCCATCCTCTATATGTATGCTTTGATATAGATGCTGATGGTATCCTAAATGTATCTGCCTGGGAAGAAACTAATTGTTGTAGGAATGAAATTACCATAACCAATGACAATGAAAGACTATCAGCTAAGGAAATTCAAAGACTAATTGAGGAAGCTGAGAATTACAAGGTTGAAGATGCAAATTTCCTTGAGAAGGCTAATGCATTGAGTGATTTGGATCGTTATGTTTACAAGATGGAAAAAGCTCTAAAGGATAAAGATATCTGCTCTAAGCTTTGCCCTCTGGACAAGGAGAAGATAGAGTCTGCAATTGCTAAGGCCAGAAATCTGCTTGTTGGTGATAACCAGCAGCGAGAAATCAAAGAGTTTGAGAATTTCCTGAAGGGCATCTTTGAACCCATCATGGCCAAGACTAAATAG